From the genome of Verrucomicrobiia bacterium, one region includes:
- a CDS encoding DegT/DnrJ/EryC1/StrS family aminotransferase, translating into MSVPFLELKPAYEELQSEFDAAYHRVMDSGHYLLGGELTTFESEFADFCGVKYCVAVANGLDALHLILRAYGIGEGDEVIVPTNTFIATWLAVSYAGATPIGVEPDVKTYNLDPAKIKRVITSRTKAILPVHLYGQPADMRSIMAVAADHDLVVIEDSAQAHGAHYYGRSTGGLGNAAAHSFYPGKNLGAFSDAGAVTTNDEKLAETVRTLRNYGSKRKYFHEVKGFNSRVDELQAAFLRVKLQRLKEWNVRRQSIAARYLSELAEVQSLTLPFVPSWAEPVWHLFVIRHAERDRLQQKLQDRGIGTLIHYPIPAHLAEAYADLGGRVGDFPIAEEMSRTILSLPIGPHLTSSQVDEVISVVRDSA; encoded by the coding sequence ATGAGCGTTCCTTTTCTAGAGTTAAAACCTGCCTACGAGGAGTTGCAATCGGAGTTTGATGCGGCTTACCACCGTGTCATGGATTCCGGTCATTATTTGCTCGGAGGAGAATTGACGACTTTCGAGTCGGAGTTTGCTGACTTTTGCGGCGTAAAATATTGCGTAGCTGTGGCGAATGGCTTGGATGCTTTGCACCTGATTTTGCGAGCTTATGGCATAGGAGAGGGAGACGAAGTCATTGTTCCGACCAATACTTTCATCGCTACTTGGTTGGCTGTCTCTTATGCCGGAGCTACTCCCATTGGTGTCGAACCTGATGTAAAGACCTATAATCTGGACCCTGCAAAAATTAAGCGTGTGATTACTTCGCGCACCAAAGCGATTTTGCCGGTGCATCTTTACGGCCAGCCTGCTGATATGCGTTCGATTATGGCGGTTGCCGCCGATCACGATTTGGTCGTAATCGAGGACAGCGCGCAAGCTCACGGAGCTCATTATTACGGGCGCTCCACGGGAGGGCTTGGGAATGCCGCTGCCCACAGTTTTTATCCTGGAAAAAATCTAGGTGCGTTTAGTGACGCCGGTGCAGTAACCACCAACGACGAAAAACTTGCCGAAACTGTTCGTACGCTACGAAACTATGGTTCGAAGCGTAAATATTTTCACGAGGTTAAGGGGTTCAATTCACGCGTAGATGAACTTCAGGCTGCCTTTCTAAGGGTAAAGTTGCAACGACTGAAAGAGTGGAACGTTCGGCGACAATCAATCGCGGCGCGTTATCTTTCTGAGTTGGCCGAGGTTCAGTCGTTAACTTTGCCTTTTGTACCTTCTTGGGCCGAACCGGTTTGGCATCTATTTGTCATCCGGCACGCGGAGCGGGACCGTTTGCAGCAAAAACTACAGGACCGAGGAATAGGCACCTTGATCCATTACCCAATCCCCGCTCACTTGGCTGAAGCGTATGCCGATTTAGGAGGTAGAGTGGGCGATTTTCCCATCGCAGAAGAAATGAGTCGCACGATTTTGAGTTTACCAATCGGACCACACCTGACTTCCAGCCAAGTCGATGAAGTAATTTCCGTTGTCAGGGACTCAGCTTGA
- a CDS encoding FdtA/QdtA family cupin domain-containing protein produces the protein MRLTECRLVDLPKISDPRGNLTFIEGERHIPFEIRRVYYLYDVPGGAERGGHAHKELHQLIIAMSGSFDVVLDDGLEKKRRIHLNRSYTGLYVCPMIWRELDNFSSGSVCMVLASNYYDEADYYRDYQCFLDAARKRKS, from the coding sequence ATGAGGTTAACAGAGTGTCGCTTGGTAGATCTTCCTAAAATTAGTGATCCGCGCGGTAATTTGACGTTTATTGAAGGTGAACGCCATATCCCGTTCGAAATCCGCCGAGTCTATTATTTATATGATGTGCCAGGTGGAGCGGAGCGAGGCGGGCATGCGCACAAAGAGCTGCATCAGCTAATCATAGCGATGTCGGGAAGTTTTGATGTCGTTCTTGATGATGGATTGGAGAAAAAGCGGCGCATTCATTTGAATCGTTCTTATACCGGATTGTACGTCTGCCCAATGATTTGGCGCGAGTTGGACAACTTCTCTTCTGGCTCCGTCTGCATGGTGCTGGCGTCAAATTACTACGATGAGGCCGACTATTATCGCGATTATCAATGCTTTTTAGACGCCGCACGCAAGAGAAAATCATGA
- the nadE gene encoding NAD(+) synthase, which translates to MTTPFSKDVLKINCAEQVEIITRGIRELLTSFKRRGVVLGLSGGIDSSCTAALAVRAVGKERVFGIHMPDRHSSEDTLSYSQAISNHFGFDSAIEDITKILEAVGCYSRQERAFQMVIPEYGPGWKSKIVLENILTNQGFNYFSVVAQSPDGKTLKAKLSLEAYLGVLAATNFKQRVRKMMEYYYADRLNYAVAGTPNRLEYDQGFFVKLGDGAADFKPIAHLYKTQVYQLAEYLGVPEKNCRRAPTTDTYSLEQGQDEFYFSLPYEKMDLCLYAKNHGVPVAQVAPVVGLTSDQVEKVFKDIEMKRVSTRYLHLKPQLVVSVPELLA; encoded by the coding sequence ATGACCACGCCTTTTTCGAAAGATGTATTAAAAATAAATTGTGCCGAGCAGGTGGAAATCATCACTCGGGGGATACGAGAATTGCTAACCAGCTTCAAACGCCGGGGCGTGGTTTTAGGCTTATCCGGTGGGATTGATAGCTCATGCACGGCTGCATTAGCCGTCAGGGCGGTGGGGAAAGAACGGGTTTTTGGCATTCACATGCCGGACCGTCATTCATCTGAGGACACCCTGAGCTACAGCCAGGCCATCTCGAACCATTTTGGTTTCGATTCGGCTATCGAGGACATCACTAAAATCCTTGAGGCCGTGGGATGTTATTCACGCCAGGAACGAGCCTTTCAGATGGTGATTCCTGAATATGGGCCGGGATGGAAGAGCAAGATTGTGTTGGAAAACATCCTGACCAATCAAGGCTTTAACTATTTTAGCGTGGTGGCGCAATCACCCGACGGAAAAACGCTCAAAGCCAAGCTGTCGTTGGAGGCCTATCTGGGAGTTTTGGCTGCCACCAACTTTAAACAACGGGTGCGAAAAATGATGGAGTATTACTACGCCGATCGGTTGAATTATGCGGTGGCTGGAACCCCCAATCGGCTGGAATATGATCAAGGCTTTTTCGTGAAACTAGGTGATGGGGCAGCTGATTTCAAACCCATCGCTCACCTCTACAAAACGCAGGTGTATCAGCTTGCTGAATATCTCGGAGTGCCCGAGAAAAACTGTCGGCGGGCGCCGACCACGGATACTTACAGCCTGGAACAGGGGCAGGACGAATTCTACTTTTCCTTGCCCTACGAAAAAATGGATTTGTGTCTCTACGCCAAAAACCACGGGGTGCCGGTTGCACAGGTTGCGCCGGTGGTGGGGCTGACGTCCGACCAAGTGGAGAAAGTCTTTAAAGATATTGAAATGAAACGCGTTTCGACCCGTTACCTGCACTTGAAGCCTCAACTGGTGGTGTCGGTGCCGGAGTTGCTCGCCTGA
- a CDS encoding acyl--CoA ligase translates to MLVSDLLAHAAQAYPDKPAVWFNGEWKTYGQLDQQANQMAAYLIRLGVQPGDRVAILLSNSFDFITSHFGALKAGAVEVALNAELDAGSLKQLLLDCEARVLITSNRFAKQWRGFLGELPDLHDLILDQLPSMPANQTVAAHSLAAIYQAPPAPPVRVRRIDLDLASLIYTSGSTGQPKGVMLSHLNLVSNMRSIAAYLALRSEDRMMVVLPFYYVYGRSLLYSHFLSGGSLVIDNRFAFPTTVLNSMEEHEVTGFAGVPSTFSILLKQTDLKKRRFPELRFITQAGGGMAPALQKELVAVFPKVRLYIMYGSTEASPRLTYVEPEMLPNKWGSIGRAIPNVEVAILDEAGRRLPAGVPGQIAARGSNIMIGYWKAPEATAEVLRHGYYYTGDLGYEDQDGYIFLTGRSRDIIKVGGNRVSAKEIEDVLLEIREVLEVAVIGVPDEVLGEAIKAFVVRHQIELTEEAIKNHLGRRLPSFKLPKWIQFVESLPKNQSGKILKSVLREQARQPANGLATSLSTP, encoded by the coding sequence ATGGCTGCCTATCTAATTCGTCTTGGCGTGCAACCCGGAGATCGAGTCGCCATTCTGCTTTCCAACTCCTTTGATTTCATCACCAGCCATTTTGGCGCGCTGAAAGCTGGAGCGGTAGAAGTGGCGTTGAACGCGGAGTTGGACGCCGGCAGCCTAAAGCAATTGCTGCTGGATTGTGAAGCGCGTGTCTTGATCACCTCAAACCGATTTGCCAAACAGTGGCGTGGTTTTCTTGGAGAATTACCTGATTTACACGACTTGATTCTCGATCAATTGCCTTCGATGCCAGCGAACCAGACCGTCGCCGCGCATTCATTGGCTGCCATCTATCAAGCGCCGCCAGCTCCGCCCGTGAGAGTCCGGCGCATAGATCTGGACCTGGCTTCATTGATTTATACGTCAGGCTCCACCGGCCAACCCAAAGGGGTGATGCTGTCTCACCTAAACCTGGTGAGTAACATGCGGTCCATCGCGGCCTACCTGGCCTTGCGGAGTGAGGATCGAATGATGGTGGTTCTGCCGTTTTATTATGTGTACGGTCGTTCGTTGCTTTACAGTCATTTCCTCAGCGGCGGATCATTGGTAATTGATAATCGGTTCGCTTTTCCCACCACCGTTTTGAACAGCATGGAGGAACACGAAGTGACGGGCTTCGCTGGTGTTCCGTCAACTTTTTCGATTTTGTTGAAACAGACCGATCTTAAGAAGCGCCGGTTTCCCGAATTGCGTTTTATCACCCAAGCGGGTGGCGGAATGGCGCCCGCGCTGCAAAAGGAACTCGTCGCGGTATTTCCGAAGGTCCGGTTGTACATCATGTATGGGAGCACCGAGGCCAGTCCTCGCCTCACTTACGTTGAGCCGGAAATGTTGCCCAACAAATGGGGTTCAATTGGACGGGCGATTCCGAACGTGGAAGTTGCCATCTTGGATGAAGCCGGGCGTCGGTTGCCTGCCGGGGTTCCGGGGCAGATTGCGGCCCGCGGATCGAATATCATGATCGGTTATTGGAAGGCTCCCGAGGCGACCGCCGAAGTTTTGCGCCATGGTTACTATTACACCGGCGATTTGGGTTACGAGGACCAGGACGGTTATATCTTCCTCACTGGCCGATCGCGAGACATCATCAAGGTTGGCGGCAACCGCGTTAGCGCGAAAGAAATCGAGGACGTACTCTTGGAGATCCGCGAAGTTCTGGAAGTTGCCGTTATTGGAGTCCCCGACGAGGTCCTTGGCGAGGCGATCAAGGCTTTTGTGGTGCGCCACCAGATTGAGTTGACTGAAGAAGCGATTAAAAATCATTTGGGGAGGCGGCTACCATCGTTCAAATTGCCGAAATGGATTCAATTCGTCGAATCGTTGCCCAAAAACCAGTCGGGAAAGATCCTGAAGTCCGTGCTTCGAGAGCAGGCCCGGCAACCGGCGAACGGATTAGCAACCAGCCTTTCCACTCCTTGA